The following coding sequences lie in one Komagataeibacter sucrofermentans DSM 15973 genomic window:
- a CDS encoding DEAD/DEAH box helicase yields MSMTFADLALAPELLSALAEEGYARPTPIQAGSIPMLLTGRDLLGMAQTGTGKTASFALPLLHRLAMNPRPAPKGGARVLVLAPTRELVSQIADGFTGFGRHLKPSITTIFGGVSPFHQINALKEGVDIIVATPGRLLDLITQGACDLSQLEALVLDEADQMLDMGFAKPIERIVATLPAARQTVLFSATMPKSITALAESLLRDPARVEITPPSTTVERIEQSVMFVDAADKKAALLELLRTPGMGQAVVFTLQKNIANEVCAFITEAGITAEALHGNKSQGQRERALEAFRCGTAQVLVATDIAARGIDVDTVTHVFNHDLPSLPESYVHRIGRTGRAGRTGFAITLCDAEQRAWLHDVEREIGRPLDVQADHPWHSEAARNSTMRAPVLGGGPVKQIKPPKKRERKVWTEEEKNAARAAAAAAKAAKA; encoded by the coding sequence ATGTCCATGACTTTTGCCGATCTTGCCCTGGCGCCAGAACTCCTGAGCGCATTGGCCGAGGAAGGCTACGCCCGCCCTACCCCGATCCAGGCCGGGTCCATTCCGATGCTGCTGACAGGCCGTGACCTGCTGGGCATGGCCCAGACCGGCACGGGCAAGACCGCCTCGTTTGCGCTGCCGCTGCTCCATCGCCTTGCCATGAACCCCCGCCCTGCCCCCAAAGGTGGCGCGCGCGTGCTGGTGCTGGCCCCCACGCGTGAACTGGTGTCGCAGATCGCTGATGGCTTTACGGGCTTCGGGCGGCATCTCAAGCCCAGCATCACGACCATTTTTGGCGGCGTCAGCCCGTTTCACCAGATCAATGCGCTCAAAGAAGGCGTGGACATCATCGTAGCCACACCCGGGCGGTTGCTGGACCTGATTACCCAGGGTGCGTGCGACCTGTCGCAGCTTGAGGCCCTGGTGCTGGATGAGGCGGACCAGATGCTCGACATGGGCTTTGCCAAGCCCATCGAGCGTATTGTCGCAACCCTGCCCGCAGCGCGGCAGACCGTGCTGTTTTCAGCCACCATGCCCAAATCCATTACGGCGCTGGCCGAGAGCCTGCTGCGCGATCCGGCCCGGGTCGAGATTACGCCGCCCTCCACCACCGTGGAGCGGATTGAACAGTCGGTCATGTTTGTTGATGCGGCTGACAAGAAGGCCGCCCTGCTCGAACTGCTGCGCACGCCGGGCATGGGCCAGGCCGTGGTCTTTACCCTGCAGAAGAACATTGCCAACGAAGTCTGCGCCTTCATTACCGAGGCGGGCATCACGGCCGAGGCCCTGCATGGCAACAAGTCACAGGGGCAGCGCGAGCGCGCGCTCGAGGCCTTCCGGTGTGGTACGGCGCAGGTTCTGGTGGCAACCGACATCGCGGCGCGTGGCATTGATGTCGATACGGTGACGCATGTGTTCAACCATGATCTGCCCAGCCTGCCTGAAAGCTATGTCCACCGCATTGGCCGCACCGGGCGCGCGGGCCGCACGGGCTTTGCCATAACGCTGTGCGATGCTGAGCAGCGCGCCTGGCTGCATGACGTGGAGCGTGAAATCGGTCGCCCGCTGGACGTGCAGGCCGACCATCCGTGGCATTCGGAGGCCGCGCGTAACTCCACCATGCGCGCCCCCGTGCTTGGGGGCGGCCCGGTCAAGCAGATCAAGCCGCCGAAAAAGCGCGAGCGCAAGGTCTGGACCGAGGAAGAGAAGAACGCGGCCCGTGCAGCTGCCGCTGCGGCCAAAGCTGCCAAAGCCTGA
- the istA gene encoding IS21 family transposase translates to MELLSVIRRWHCRDHLPIREIERRTGLSRNTIRKYLRAQSIEPRFQVPERPSRLDPFADRLRGWLVLEAARPRKNRRTARRLHEDLVALGYDGSYGRVAAFIRQWKHEQRQARQTTGRGVFVPLCFQPGEAFQFDWGEDWAVIAGHRVKLQVAHTKLSFSRAFILRAYPLQTHEMLFDALTEAFRVLGGVPRRGIFDNMKTAVDRIGSGKARQVNLRFMALASHYLFEATFCNPAAGWEKGQIEKTVQDARRQIWQDLPAFPDLGALNAWLEARCLDCWERLQHAELPHSVSEVHASERPHLMIPGRPFDGFVEQTKRVSPTCLIQFEGNRYSVPASFANRPVSLRVYPDRLRIIAEGQVLCVHDRIITRSHGVPGRTVYDWRHYLAVIQRKPGALRNGAPFTELPAAFRTLQDQLLRRPGGDREMAEILALVLQHDEQAVLCAVELALEDGVATKTHVLNTLHRLIDAKRTVVPRLDAPQALVLAHEPCADTGRYDILRRDSRHAS, encoded by the coding sequence ATGGAGCTTCTGAGTGTGATCCGTCGGTGGCACTGCCGGGATCATCTTCCGATCCGCGAGATCGAACGCCGGACGGGACTGTCACGCAATACGATCCGGAAATATCTCCGGGCACAGAGTATTGAACCACGGTTTCAGGTTCCCGAACGTCCCAGCCGACTGGACCCGTTTGCTGACAGGCTGAGGGGATGGCTGGTCCTGGAAGCCGCTCGCCCCCGCAAGAACCGGCGCACGGCGCGACGACTGCATGAAGACCTTGTGGCGCTGGGTTATGATGGGTCCTACGGACGGGTGGCCGCTTTCATCCGGCAGTGGAAACACGAACAGCGCCAGGCACGCCAGACAACGGGTCGGGGTGTTTTCGTGCCCCTGTGCTTCCAGCCCGGGGAAGCCTTCCAGTTCGACTGGGGCGAGGACTGGGCGGTGATTGCCGGGCATCGCGTCAAGCTGCAGGTTGCCCACACCAAACTGTCCTTCAGCCGGGCCTTCATACTCAGGGCCTATCCCCTGCAGACCCACGAGATGCTTTTCGATGCGCTTACCGAGGCCTTCCGCGTGCTCGGTGGCGTGCCGCGGCGGGGTATTTTTGACAACATGAAGACCGCCGTGGACCGGATTGGGTCGGGCAAGGCACGTCAGGTCAATCTGCGCTTCATGGCCCTGGCCAGCCATTATCTGTTCGAGGCGACCTTCTGCAATCCGGCAGCCGGATGGGAGAAAGGGCAGATCGAGAAGACCGTGCAGGATGCCCGGCGCCAGATCTGGCAGGATCTGCCTGCCTTTCCTGATCTGGGGGCGCTGAACGCCTGGCTGGAAGCCCGCTGCCTGGACTGTTGGGAACGGCTGCAGCATGCTGAATTGCCGCACAGCGTCTCCGAGGTCCATGCCAGCGAACGTCCCCACCTCATGATCCCGGGGCGGCCCTTTGACGGGTTTGTCGAACAGACCAAGCGCGTCTCACCAACCTGCCTGATCCAGTTCGAAGGCAATCGCTACAGCGTGCCGGCCTCCTTTGCCAATCGTCCGGTCAGCCTGCGGGTTTATCCCGACAGGCTACGCATTATCGCCGAAGGGCAGGTTCTGTGCGTGCATGACCGGATCATCACGCGTTCGCATGGTGTGCCAGGCCGCACGGTGTATGACTGGCGGCATTATCTGGCGGTCATCCAGCGCAAACCGGGCGCCCTGCGCAATGGCGCGCCGTTTACCGAATTGCCAGCCGCCTTCCGGACCCTGCAGGATCAACTGCTCAGGCGGCCTGGAGGCGACCGGGAAATGGCTGAAATCCTGGCCCTTGTGCTGCAGCATGATGAGCAGGCTGTCCTCTGCGCGGTTGAACTGGCACTTGAAGACGGCGTGGCGACCAAGACCCATGTTCTCAATACGCTTCATCGCCTGATCGATGCCAAGAGAACCGTGGTTCCCCGGCTTGATGCCCCACAGGCCCTGGTGCTCGCACACGAACCGTGCGCCGATACAGGGCGGTATGACATCCTGCGAAGGGACAGCCGCCATGCGTCATGA
- the istB gene encoding IS21-like element helper ATPase IstB → MRHDPAAASLVVMLRGLRMYGMAQATADLIEQGAPAFEAAIPILSQLLKAELAEREVRSIAYQTKTARFPAYKDLSGFSFADTQVNEPMIRQLHGGDFIERAENVVLIGGPGTGKTHLATALAIQAITHHRKKARFWSTVDLVNALEQEKIANRAGQIADRLLRLDLVILDELGYLPFSASGGALLFHLLSRLYERTSVIITTNLSFSEWGDVFGDPKMTTALLDRLTHHCHILETGNDSYRFRASTAASKNKKDRSSS, encoded by the coding sequence ATGCGTCATGATCCTGCTGCTGCTTCACTTGTCGTCATGCTCCGTGGATTGCGGATGTATGGCATGGCCCAGGCCACGGCCGACCTCATCGAGCAGGGCGCGCCCGCCTTCGAGGCGGCCATCCCCATCCTCTCGCAGCTCCTGAAGGCGGAACTGGCCGAACGCGAAGTCCGCTCCATCGCCTACCAGACAAAGACCGCCCGGTTCCCCGCCTACAAGGACCTGTCCGGGTTCTCCTTTGCCGATACGCAGGTCAACGAGCCCATGATCCGCCAGCTCCATGGCGGGGACTTCATCGAGCGTGCTGAAAATGTCGTGCTGATCGGTGGCCCGGGAACCGGGAAAACCCACCTGGCGACCGCGCTGGCCATCCAGGCGATCACCCATCACCGCAAGAAGGCGCGCTTCTGGTCAACGGTCGACCTGGTCAATGCGCTCGAACAGGAAAAGATCGCCAACCGGGCCGGGCAGATTGCCGACAGGCTGCTCCGCCTGGATCTCGTGATCCTTGATGAACTCGGTTATCTCCCCTTCAGTGCATCAGGGGGCGCCCTGCTGTTCCATCTGCTCAGCCGCCTCTACGAGCGCACCAGTGTCATCATCACAACCAATCTCAGCTTCAGTGAATGGGGTGATGTCTTTGGTGACCCGAAGATGACGACGGCGCTCCTCGATCGGCTGACCCATCACTGTCATATCCTCGAGACAGGAAATGACAGCTACAGGTTCCGCGCCAGCACCGCCGCGTCAAAAAACAAAAAGGACAGATCCTCTTCTTGA
- a CDS encoding site-specific integrase produces MKQIQKRGKVGAWKYTGTVRLNGHSVSLTFPVRSQAKEWTERVERAIKDELATGKPFDKYDYIPKKTAPAKSKKAQREDERLQDATPSIDWTLSRAIQEYKLTELDKLKGFKQALLRLNAWQQSRFSEMKLCEITPHMIAEWVKERSRTKSPSTVRNDIYRISAIYEIAGKPVTKHGWGLDISNPVKDVALPAVHGNRQRRLNKYEEEVLMDAIADGMYADQMTPFMTLSIETGMRKSEILSITKDEISRTKRGWSVTKKDTKNGHRRVVYLSSRAVQAVQPLYDGIKAKPDNTPLFSISSHTVENWFVRARDKAGLKDLRLHDLRHEAVSRLADKGLSVGAIANQSGHKSMQTLLRYVNASEKDIRAKLEQDI; encoded by the coding sequence ATGAAACAGATTCAGAAACGCGGGAAAGTAGGAGCCTGGAAATATACGGGGACCGTCAGGCTTAATGGTCATTCAGTTTCGCTTACGTTCCCAGTTAGGTCGCAGGCGAAGGAATGGACGGAACGAGTTGAACGCGCAATTAAGGACGAACTGGCAACGGGCAAGCCGTTTGATAAATACGACTACATTCCGAAAAAGACCGCACCCGCAAAATCTAAGAAGGCACAGCGTGAAGACGAACGACTGCAAGACGCAACGCCGTCAATCGACTGGACGCTATCACGCGCAATCCAAGAATATAAGCTAACTGAACTGGATAAGCTGAAAGGTTTCAAGCAAGCATTATTAAGATTGAACGCATGGCAACAATCAAGATTTTCAGAAATGAAACTTTGCGAAATAACACCGCACATGATAGCCGAATGGGTTAAAGAACGGTCAAGAACAAAGTCACCGTCAACCGTCAGAAATGATATATATAGGATTTCAGCAATCTATGAAATTGCTGGAAAACCAGTGACAAAACACGGCTGGGGGCTTGATATTTCAAACCCCGTCAAAGACGTTGCGTTACCCGCAGTTCACGGAAACAGACAAAGACGACTTAACAAATATGAAGAAGAAGTTTTAATGGATGCCATCGCAGACGGTATGTATGCCGACCAGATGACGCCATTTATGACATTATCCATCGAAACAGGAATGCGAAAATCCGAAATCCTTAGCATCACAAAAGACGAAATCAGCCGAACAAAGCGAGGCTGGTCAGTCACGAAAAAAGACACGAAAAACGGGCACAGACGCGTCGTATATCTATCATCACGGGCAGTTCAAGCAGTCCAGCCATTATATGATGGCATCAAGGCAAAACCAGACAACACACCGCTGTTTTCGATTTCATCACATACGGTCGAAAACTGGTTTGTCAGGGCGCGTGACAAAGCAGGACTGAAAGACCTACGCCTTCATGATTTGCGTCACGAAGCAGTCAGCAGGCTTGCAGACAAAGGGCTATCGGTCGGGGCTATCGCAAACCAGTCAGGTCACAAATCGATGCAAACGCTGTTGCGGTATGTGAACGCCAGCGAAAAAGACATCCGCGCCAAATTGGAACAAGACATATAA
- a CDS encoding class I SAM-dependent methyltransferase, producing MRNAFYAIACLALAGPAMAAPPVDQPLHDAVTATTRDPDLVRRDSARHPYELLSFYGVTPHSTVVEIWPGSGYWTEILAPLLRTHGTYYAAMGVADGTKVEREYADWPATTKAKIDAHPALYDQIHYTQFGHDHPDLAPAGSADVILTFRNIHNWMKDNDAPALLAAVHKALRPGGIFGVEDHRARPTGPQDPTVRSGYVRQDYAIALIERAGFKLVGTSEVAANPRDTTDWPKGVWTLPPTYALGAVDHAKYQAIGEGDNFELKFQKVD from the coding sequence ATGCGGAATGCATTTTACGCCATCGCCTGCCTTGCCCTCGCCGGGCCCGCCATGGCGGCGCCACCCGTTGACCAGCCCCTGCACGACGCGGTGACAGCCACCACCCGCGACCCCGATCTGGTCAGACGTGATAGCGCCCGCCACCCTTACGAACTGCTTTCCTTTTACGGCGTCACGCCGCATTCCACGGTTGTCGAGATCTGGCCCGGCAGTGGTTACTGGACCGAAATTCTCGCCCCCCTGCTGCGCACCCATGGCACCTACTATGCCGCCATGGGTGTCGCTGATGGTACAAAGGTCGAACGCGAATACGCGGACTGGCCCGCCACCACGAAAGCGAAGATCGACGCGCATCCGGCACTTTATGATCAGATCCATTACACGCAGTTCGGGCACGATCACCCTGATCTCGCACCGGCTGGTAGCGCTGATGTTATCCTGACCTTCCGCAATATTCATAACTGGATGAAGGATAACGATGCGCCTGCGCTGCTCGCGGCAGTGCACAAGGCGCTCAGGCCCGGCGGCATCTTTGGCGTGGAAGACCATCGCGCCCGCCCGACCGGCCCGCAGGACCCCACTGTCAGAAGTGGGTACGTGCGGCAGGATTACGCGATTGCGCTCATTGAACGGGCGGGATTCAAACTCGTTGGCACCTCGGAAGTCGCCGCCAACCCCAGAGATACGACGGACTGGCCTAAAGGCGTATGGACACTGCCGCCCACTTACGCGCTCGGCGCTGTTGATCATGCCAAATATCAGGCAATTGGCGAGGGCGATAATTTTGAGTTGAAGTTCCAGAAAGTCGATTAG
- a CDS encoding DUF4062 domain-containing protein — translation MAKPRIFVSSTFYDLRLARGELEHFIRDMGYEPVLNERGQIPYGKESALEDYCYNEINKVHILISIIGGRFGSQSKASDKYSISNIELKTAQKQGKQVYIFIESGVMSEYFTYVKNKDVKGIQYSHVDDVRVYKFIDEIYAMSANNQIFPFDSMPQLITYLREQWAGLFERFLDGEAQVRLVDMMNKMEQVTSTLEGLAELYRTTSTSGDSDDKNRMMDEILIQNHPLFSAMRKLLRVRYRLFFTNEHEMDEWLRYARAGKKLVSSPKLWDEEDRDDFTVYNVSMGKDTHYIFQVSKSLFDENKSLKPMLPGDWDDSLISLVELNTPGDDDEIPF, via the coding sequence ATGGCTAAACCGCGTATTTTTGTTAGTTCTACTTTTTATGATTTACGGCTGGCTCGTGGGGAACTCGAACACTTTATAAGAGATATGGGTTATGAGCCAGTATTAAACGAAAGAGGACAAATACCCTACGGAAAAGAATCTGCCCTGGAAGATTACTGCTACAATGAAATTAATAAAGTACATATCTTAATATCAATTATTGGGGGACGGTTTGGTTCACAATCCAAAGCATCAGATAAATATTCCATATCAAATATAGAATTAAAAACTGCACAAAAGCAGGGTAAGCAGGTTTATATATTTATAGAATCTGGTGTCATGTCTGAGTATTTTACATACGTAAAAAACAAGGATGTCAAGGGCATACAATATTCACATGTTGATGATGTTAGAGTATATAAATTCATAGATGAAATATATGCCATGAGCGCGAATAATCAAATATTCCCGTTTGATAGCATGCCACAACTTATTACGTACTTAAGAGAACAATGGGCTGGATTATTTGAAAGATTTCTTGACGGAGAAGCGCAGGTTCGACTTGTTGATATGATGAATAAAATGGAACAGGTCACATCCACTTTAGAAGGATTAGCAGAACTTTACCGCACAACATCAACAAGTGGCGATTCAGACGATAAGAACCGCATGATGGATGAAATCCTTATCCAAAATCATCCTTTATTTTCAGCAATGCGGAAACTTTTACGTGTGAGATATCGACTATTTTTTACCAACGAACATGAAATGGACGAATGGCTTCGCTATGCTCGCGCAGGCAAAAAATTAGTTTCTTCACCCAAATTATGGGATGAAGAAGATAGAGACGATTTTACCGTTTACAATGTCAGTATGGGTAAAGATACACATTATATATTCCAAGTGTCAAAATCACTATTTGATGAAAATAAATCTTTAAAGCCGATGCTTCCCGGCGACTGGGATGATTCTTTAATAAGTTTAGTAGAATTAAATACGCCTGGCGACGATGATGAAATACCGTTCTAA
- a CDS encoding relaxase/mobilization nuclease domain-containing protein, translating to MIIKGGQILASAGHQKTAKHIFSGPANEQITPLQGCPETMEDMMQDAHNAGLKYGFHHFKISPDKEISREQAQEDFKAISKEYGFELNDCVIVEHRKKRATASNSPIHWHLIAPHLNPQTGKALNMRNNYKRNEKLSRLSEIRTGQKILTGKHNKAVFKQLLDEGKTAQAKAIQHTTSAPLPHASYGEETRRIAERQGLSLPDEKARISAIWKQCDGIKAFISALNENGFLLKKGIKKDTFIIERDGVLVGSASRLLKIKKQDFAKMFNDYKEQTNEIMAEQNENGRKKETDTNTKKADSAKTKNDHTTTRKPDIDEGESGHRTDFGFANRQTRKRPARPDSADFRPVEHDSGTEQRDYKKPVAHSKNVIASAKIRKRGDFKKREKFAIITPEYLQNIKDKLAKEKTGNRDFYREQYKNIKDQEYHIDTYNKSIDANVSLLLVDMFLRLFGYSIRKNKPTPIIKKPDVQPPVSREDFDLMTEQEKKTVTYKALGLYRSAYMTYSNLCKKHDVPHAGFQEWLNDLGNDYMSEQIANLFPELYMKELDKSANEYDKLTLIELRKIWNGETSKYESQFADIDGLKTHITHAHGEIREHIRIEDENKTLDKLIAQQAQEYHQQVSGHQTDQNQTPEQDASEGLRIR from the coding sequence ATGATTATAAAAGGCGGGCAAATATTGGCATCAGCGGGGCACCAAAAGACCGCAAAACACATATTCAGCGGACCCGCAAACGAACAAATTACACCATTGCAGGGTTGTCCCGAAACAATGGAAGACATGATGCAAGATGCACACAATGCGGGGCTAAAGTATGGCTTTCATCATTTTAAGATTTCCCCCGATAAAGAAATATCAAGAGAGCAAGCGCAAGAAGATTTTAAAGCGATATCAAAAGAGTATGGCTTTGAATTAAATGATTGCGTGATTGTTGAACACCGCAAAAAACGCGCAACCGCAAGCAACAGCCCGATACATTGGCATTTAATTGCCCCGCATCTAAACCCGCAGACAGGCAAAGCCTTAAATATGCGGAATAATTACAAAAGAAACGAGAAACTTAGCCGTTTGTCCGAAATCCGAACAGGTCAGAAAATCTTAACAGGCAAGCACAACAAAGCCGTTTTTAAACAGTTGCTTGATGAGGGGAAAACAGCACAAGCGAAAGCCATACAGCACACAACAAGCGCACCGTTACCGCACGCATCATATGGTGAAGAAACCCGCAGAATAGCAGAGCGCCAGGGCTTATCACTACCAGATGAGAAGGCCCGCATATCAGCGATATGGAAACAATGCGACGGCATAAAAGCGTTTATCAGCGCATTAAATGAAAACGGATTTTTACTAAAAAAAGGAATCAAAAAGGACACGTTCATAATTGAGCGGGACGGTGTCTTGGTTGGTTCAGCCAGCCGACTTTTGAAAATTAAGAAACAAGATTTTGCAAAAATGTTTAATGATTACAAGGAGCAGACCAATGAAATTATGGCCGAACAAAACGAAAACGGAAGAAAAAAAGAAACCGACACCAACACCAAAAAAGCCGATTCAGCAAAAACCAAAAACGACCACACGACCACAAGAAAACCCGACATTGATGAAGGTGAAAGCGGACACAGGACAGATTTTGGATTTGCTAACAGACAAACCAGAAAACGACCAGCCAGACCCGATTCAGCAGATTTTAGACCTGTTGAACACGATAGCGGAACAGAACAACGAGATTATAAAAAACCAGTCGCACATTCTAAAAATGTCATCGCATCAGCAAAAATAAGAAAGCGCGGGGATTTCAAAAAAAGGGAAAAGTTTGCGATTATCACGCCTGAATATTTACAAAATATAAAAGATAAATTAGCAAAAGAAAAAACGGGCAATCGTGATTTTTATAGAGAACAATACAAAAATATAAAAGACCAAGAGTATCATATAGATACATATAATAAATCTATAGATGCAAATGTATCTTTGTTACTTGTTGATATGTTCCTGCGCTTATTCGGATATTCAATAAGAAAAAATAAGCCAACACCTATTATTAAAAAACCAGATGTTCAGCCACCCGTGTCACGTGAAGACTTTGATTTAATGACCGAACAAGAAAAGAAAACGGTGACATATAAAGCACTTGGTTTATATCGTTCGGCATATATGACATATTCGAATTTATGCAAAAAACATGACGTGCCACATGCAGGATTTCAGGAATGGTTAAACGACCTTGGAAACGACTACATGAGTGAACAAATAGCGAATCTGTTCCCTGAGTTATATATGAAGGAATTAGATAAATCGGCAAACGAATACGACAAATTGACATTAATTGAATTAAGGAAGATTTGGAACGGTGAAACATCAAAATATGAGTCACAATTCGCAGATATAGACGGGTTAAAAACGCATATCACGCACGCGCACGGTGAAATCCGCGAACACATACGCATTGAAGATGAAAACAAGACGCTGGATAAACTGATTGCACAACAAGCGCAGGAATATCATCAGCAGGTTTCAGGCCATCAGACAGACCAAAATCAGACGCCTGAACAAGATGCATCCGAAGGCTTGCGAATCAGGTGA
- a CDS encoding plasmid mobilization protein produces MTDNEKAKAQSYAKSIKKSLSVLVREHITQAIVTNTKGDEIRTELQAIRRELSAQGNNLNQIAKRVNGGEQIGNINDELKEITRLRKQLAKLTASMRGRLS; encoded by the coding sequence ATGACCGACAACGAAAAAGCAAAAGCGCAGTCATACGCAAAATCAATAAAAAAAAGCCTTTCTGTTCTTGTCCGTGAGCATATTACGCAAGCCATTGTAACCAACACAAAAGGCGACGAAATACGCACGGAATTACAAGCGATTAGGCGCGAATTATCAGCACAGGGCAACAATCTGAATCAGATTGCAAAGCGCGTGAACGGTGGCGAACAAATAGGAAACATAAACGACGAATTGAAAGAAATAACACGCTTACGCAAGCAGTTAGCAAAACTAACGGCATCAATGCGGGGGCGGTTGTCATGA
- a CDS encoding cysteine desulfurase family protein: MADFIYIDNFSTTPLSPYVLSHMTEALSLVGNAASPHIAGTQALARIDTARAQVADLIGALPAEIFFTSGATEANNLVLRGIAQWGMLNDKKRNRIVVSAIEHKSILETARSLTAMGLEVVHAPVQHDGVIDLAGLATLIDDRTLLVSIMYVNNETGVIQPVKTVADMAQGQGALFHCDAAQAFGKLPIDC; this comes from the coding sequence ATGGCAGATTTTATTTACATTGATAATTTTTCTACGACGCCACTCTCGCCCTACGTCCTGTCGCATATGACAGAGGCTCTCTCCCTGGTAGGCAATGCCGCATCACCCCATATTGCAGGCACGCAGGCGTTAGCCCGCATCGATACGGCCCGCGCGCAGGTGGCTGATCTGATTGGCGCGCTTCCGGCTGAAATTTTTTTTACTTCAGGCGCAACTGAAGCAAACAATCTCGTTCTTCGGGGCATTGCGCAATGGGGCATGCTCAATGATAAAAAACGAAATCGCATTGTTGTCAGCGCCATTGAACATAAATCTATTCTTGAAACCGCGCGCTCTTTAACCGCCATGGGGCTTGAGGTTGTGCACGCTCCCGTTCAGCATGATGGCGTTATTGATCTCGCTGGGCTTGCAACCCTGATTGATGATCGGACATTACTTGTCTCCATCATGTATGTGAATAATGAAACCGGCGTTATCCAGCCCGTCAAGACAGTAGCAGACATGGCGCAGGGGCAAGGCGCGCTCTTTCATTGTGATGCCGCTCAGGCATTTGGCAAGCTACCGATTGATTGTTGA